In Aquimarina spinulae, a single window of DNA contains:
- a CDS encoding beta-ketoacyl synthase N-terminal-like domain-containing protein, with protein MQQKISITGISSISPLGVSSGDIWKAYKDPSHHISFKDFEGEQAPIALLSQNVKQKIKELRAESSHYEALDDSVLFGVFAARQAVRNAGWNEDRNFGINIGSSRGATGLFEKYHQEFLKSGKSSTLSSPTTTLGNISSWIAHDLQTTGPEISHSITCSTALHAVLNGVAWLQSGLADQFLVGGSEAPLTAFTIAQMKALKIYASNDKVAYPCQAMNWDKKRNSMFLGEGAAIACLEKGVKENALALIGGIGYATEPLKHNISISTEADCFQKSMKLALGETLADEVDAIVLHAPGTAKGDLAEYNAIKAVFKDSLPALTTNKWKIGHTFGASGILSLELAVLMLKHQEFIPVPYVAYDKFPKQLNKMIVNAVGFGGNAVSILLERL; from the coding sequence TTGCAACAAAAAATATCAATAACAGGAATTTCTTCTATATCTCCATTGGGAGTTTCTTCTGGCGATATATGGAAAGCATATAAAGATCCATCACATCATATCTCTTTTAAAGATTTTGAAGGAGAACAAGCCCCGATTGCATTACTTTCTCAAAACGTAAAACAGAAAATAAAAGAACTAAGAGCAGAGAGTTCTCATTATGAGGCATTGGATGACTCAGTTCTTTTTGGTGTTTTTGCAGCCAGACAAGCAGTTAGAAATGCTGGATGGAATGAAGATCGTAATTTTGGAATTAACATCGGTTCTTCTCGTGGGGCAACAGGGCTTTTTGAAAAATACCACCAGGAATTTCTCAAAAGCGGTAAATCGTCTACATTAAGTTCACCTACGACTACGCTTGGAAATATTTCATCATGGATTGCTCATGATTTACAAACCACCGGACCAGAAATAAGTCACTCGATTACATGTTCTACAGCACTACATGCTGTGCTTAATGGTGTTGCCTGGTTGCAATCGGGTTTGGCAGATCAATTTTTGGTAGGCGGAAGCGAAGCCCCATTAACGGCATTTACGATTGCACAAATGAAAGCCCTTAAGATATACGCATCAAATGATAAGGTGGCATATCCATGCCAAGCAATGAATTGGGATAAAAAAAGAAATTCTATGTTTCTTGGTGAAGGTGCTGCTATTGCATGTTTAGAAAAAGGAGTAAAAGAAAATGCTTTGGCTTTAATAGGAGGTATTGGTTATGCTACAGAACCATTAAAGCATAATATATCGATATCTACAGAGGCAGATTGTTTTCAAAAATCCATGAAATTGGCTTTAGGCGAAACCCTTGCAGATGAGGTAGATGCTATTGTATTGCATGCACCGGGTACAGCAAAAGGAGATCTGGCAGAATATAATGCTATTAAAGCTGTTTTTAAAGATTCATTACCAGCTTTGACAACTAATAAATGGAAAATAGGACATACCTTTGGTGCCAGCGGGATCTTGAGTCTGGAGCTTGCAGTACTAATGCTAAAACATCAGGAATTTATTCCGGTACCCTATGTAGCATATGATAAGTTTCCTAAGCAGTTAAATAAAATGATAGTAAATGCTGTTGGTTTTGGAGGTAATGCCGTTAGTATTTTGCTCGAGCGTCTTTAA
- a CDS encoding cupin domain-containing protein: protein MSTTVGVNLEEDKFPQLIVFVGCWLISNLKNENDYMFVRRIVSTGFDFIDFELAGREILTNEYPDHKDIMK, encoded by the coding sequence ATATCAACTACAGTTGGGGTGAATCTTGAAGAAGATAAGTTTCCTCAATTGATAGTTTTCGTAGGTTGTTGGCTTATTTCTAATCTGAAAAATGAAAATGATTATATGTTTGTAAGACGTATAGTATCAACAGGTTTTGATTTTATTGATTTTGAATTGGCTGGTAGAGAAATTTTGACTAATGAATATCCTGATCATAAAGATATAATGAAGTGA
- a CDS encoding helix-turn-helix domain-containing protein — protein MPILVNLDVMLVKRKMKSKELAEKIGITTANLSILKSGKAKAIRFSTLEAICKVLDCQPSDILEYTEE, from the coding sequence ATGCCAATACTTGTAAATCTAGATGTGATGCTTGTTAAGCGAAAAATGAAGAGTAAAGAATTGGCAGAAAAAATTGGCATTACCACTGCTAATCTCTCGATACTTAAATCCGGAAAAGCGAAAGCTATACGTTTTTCGACACTAGAAGCCATTTGTAAGGTTTTAGATTGTCAACCATCCGATATTTTAGAATATACCGAGGAATAA
- a CDS encoding aminotransferase class I/II-fold pyridoxal phosphate-dependent enzyme: MLFPEKLHKKFKNREKSNALRKLSEQKILIDFSSNDYLGFTSSKEIFNGTHRLLIEKTIQKNGATGSRLLSGNHKLYVEAEKMLADFHNSEEALIFNSGYDANVGFFSSVPQRGDIIFYDELIHASIRDGMQMSNAKSYKFKHNDIEDLKFQIERNQKERSDQEIYIVTESVFSMDGDCPDLKSLIAFCQKYNYHLIVDEAHATGVFGDYGVGLLQKLGVENQVFARINTFGKALGCHGAVILGSKDLKTYLVNFCRSFIYTTGLPPHSIATIQMAYEELQRTPEIKKLIENITFFTQELESKHLTSRFIKSDSAIHCCIISGNENVKKVANEIQKKGFDVKPILSPTVSQGKERLRFCLHSYNSKEEISEVLELLATFVCI, encoded by the coding sequence ATGCTATTTCCAGAAAAGCTTCATAAAAAATTTAAGAATAGAGAAAAGAGTAATGCTCTTCGTAAACTCTCTGAACAAAAGATTCTCATCGATTTCTCGTCTAATGATTACCTGGGGTTTACATCATCAAAGGAAATTTTTAATGGGACACATCGATTATTGATTGAAAAAACAATACAAAAAAACGGAGCGACAGGTTCTCGTTTGCTTTCTGGAAATCATAAATTATATGTAGAAGCAGAAAAAATGCTTGCAGATTTTCATAACTCTGAAGAAGCTTTGATTTTTAATTCTGGATATGATGCTAATGTTGGCTTTTTTTCTTCTGTACCTCAACGAGGAGATATTATTTTTTATGATGAACTAATACACGCCTCCATTAGAGATGGGATGCAGATGAGTAATGCAAAATCATATAAGTTTAAACACAACGATATAGAAGATCTAAAGTTTCAGATTGAGCGAAATCAAAAAGAGAGAAGTGATCAAGAAATATATATCGTTACAGAGTCGGTTTTTTCGATGGATGGAGATTGTCCAGACTTAAAATCTTTAATAGCATTTTGCCAAAAATATAATTATCACCTTATTGTAGATGAAGCGCATGCGACTGGCGTATTTGGTGATTATGGTGTGGGGCTACTTCAGAAATTAGGAGTAGAAAATCAGGTTTTTGCAAGGATCAATACCTTTGGTAAGGCTTTGGGTTGCCATGGAGCGGTTATTTTAGGATCAAAGGATCTAAAAACATACTTAGTCAACTTTTGTAGGAGTTTTATATACACCACCGGATTACCACCACACTCTATCGCAACAATCCAAATGGCGTATGAAGAACTTCAACGTACACCTGAAATTAAAAAACTTATCGAAAATATTACTTTTTTTACCCAAGAGCTTGAATCCAAACATCTAACATCAAGATTTATTAAAAGTGATTCTGCAATACATTGCTGTATTATTTCGGGTAATGAAAACGTAAAAAAAGTAGCAAACGAGATCCAGAAAAAAGGATTTGATGTCAAGCCAATTTTGTCACCTACCGTGTCACAAGGTAAAGAACGATTGCGCTTTTGTTTACATTCTTATAATTCTAAAGAAGAAATCTCGGAAGTCTTAGAACTACTTGCTACTTTTGTATGCATATGA
- a CDS encoding DUF2975 domain-containing protein, whose amino-acid sequence METKQVLNAMKVISWVIFIGLCIKLGAILISSTLSLFVNEEAAKNLYLGLDLSNLYNFSIQYYIMVLSLIVSILAFKAYMFYLVIKIFSKIDFDKPFTLAIAHLISSISYVSLWIGLLAYFATRYSKRLLKKGVVFEHDFGSSEFLFMAGIIFIIALIFKRGVEIQSENELTI is encoded by the coding sequence ATGGAAACAAAACAAGTTTTAAATGCAATGAAAGTAATATCCTGGGTTATATTCATTGGTTTATGTATTAAGTTGGGAGCAATACTTATTTCGAGTACACTAAGTCTTTTTGTAAATGAAGAAGCTGCAAAGAATCTATATCTAGGTTTAGATTTATCAAACCTTTATAACTTTTCTATTCAGTATTATATCATGGTTCTATCACTAATTGTTTCCATACTGGCCTTTAAGGCTTATATGTTTTATTTAGTAATTAAAATTTTTTCAAAGATTGATTTTGACAAACCATTTACTCTTGCTATAGCACATCTAATTTCCAGCATTAGTTACGTTTCATTATGGATAGGTTTATTAGCATATTTTGCAACCAGATATAGCAAAAGGTTATTAAAAAAAGGGGTTGTTTTTGAACACGATTTCGGAAGCTCAGAATTCCTCTTTATGGCAGGAATTATATTCATCATTGCATTGATCTTCAAACGAGGAGTTGAAATTCAGTCAGAAAACGAATTAACAATATAA
- a CDS encoding putative signal transducing protein — MSETFKTVAVFQYSAEALIIKGRIESEGIQVFTMDMHTIDTDPLVSNAIGGVKLRVKAEDEQKALQIIESIQEYAIDDQGESICCPKCNGEKIVLDSTIDSIKSLVLLLLFMLPINQKTKYRCENCNHIFYLK; from the coding sequence ATGAGCGAAACATTTAAAACTGTCGCTGTTTTTCAATATTCGGCAGAAGCATTGATCATCAAAGGAAGAATAGAATCAGAAGGAATCCAGGTTTTTACTATGGATATGCATACTATTGATACAGATCCTTTGGTTAGTAACGCCATCGGAGGCGTTAAATTGAGAGTAAAAGCAGAAGACGAACAGAAAGCACTGCAGATTATAGAAAGTATACAAGAATATGCTATAGATGATCAGGGAGAATCTATTTGTTGCCCAAAATGTAATGGAGAAAAAATAGTTCTGGATTCAACAATCGATAGCATTAAAAGTTTAGTTCTTCTTCTATTGTTTATGTTACCAATTAATCAAAAAACAAAATATAGATGTGAGAACTGTAATCACATATTTTACTTAAAATGA
- a CDS encoding DUF2975 domain-containing protein — MKMFGKKSLSTLLFYLTRVTTIGYGIFLLFIVFAMMSNSFLNISDHNFQIKIPFTDSVIKGAYEINTFVSIIMFFLFYVSFFYVLSLVFKTFKAEILFSKNAIQYLTYFTIINLFFPILYGGIQLLIFQGGNFNDLYAVFLHIILGIFALFIATIFKQGVQLQEENELTI, encoded by the coding sequence ATGAAAATGTTCGGAAAAAAATCATTATCGACTCTATTATTTTATTTGACTAGAGTGACTACTATTGGGTACGGGATTTTTCTATTATTTATTGTATTTGCCATGATGAGTAATTCTTTTCTGAATATCTCTGATCATAATTTTCAGATTAAAATTCCTTTTACCGATTCGGTAATAAAGGGAGCATATGAAATCAATACATTTGTGTCAATTATTATGTTTTTCTTATTTTATGTATCATTTTTTTATGTCTTATCACTTGTTTTTAAGACTTTTAAAGCAGAAATTCTATTCTCAAAAAATGCAATACAGTATTTAACTTATTTCACAATTATAAATTTATTCTTTCCCATACTATATGGCGGTATTCAGTTACTTATTTTTCAAGGTGGAAATTTTAATGACCTCTATGCAGTGTTTTTACATATCATACTAGGTATTTTTGCTCTTTTTATTGCAACTATATTTAAACAAGGAGTTCAACTACAGGAAGAAAACGAACTAACAATATAA
- the bioA gene encoding adenosylmethionine--8-amino-7-oxononanoate transaminase: protein MTLKERDKKHLWHPLTQHKIHPEALPIIKAKGALLYDEDENIYIDGIASWYTAMYGHCNDYILGKVKHQMQQLDQIVFAGFTHEPAIKLSEELIKILPDNQEKIFFSDNGSTANEVGIKMALQYHFNRGEKRNTIIAFEDGFHGDTFGAMSASGLSVYNGPFEDFFINVKRIPTPNFENIDSVIKELQECIATHEVAAFIYEPLVQGANAMHMYEARYLDQILTICKDNTIITIADEVMTGFGKTGKTFASDHIETKPDIISMSKSLTAGFVPMAVTSCTQEIYDAFLDDSIGKAFFHAHTYSANPIACSVALAAIELLESEEIQNSINRITMSHKDFDTKIKNHPKVKRTRQTGVIYALDLDIEMDRYGKKRYEIFDHFMKNGVALRPLGSTVYVLPPYVITQEQLQKVYATIVELLESV from the coding sequence ATGACTTTAAAAGAAAGAGATAAAAAACATCTTTGGCATCCACTCACCCAGCATAAAATACATCCCGAAGCATTACCAATTATAAAAGCAAAAGGAGCTTTGCTTTATGATGAAGATGAGAATATATATATTGATGGGATTGCATCCTGGTATACTGCTATGTATGGTCATTGCAATGATTATATTTTAGGGAAAGTGAAACATCAGATGCAGCAGCTGGATCAGATTGTATTTGCAGGTTTTACACATGAGCCTGCTATAAAATTATCTGAAGAATTAATCAAAATATTACCAGATAATCAGGAAAAGATATTCTTTTCAGATAATGGTTCTACTGCCAATGAAGTAGGAATTAAAATGGCACTACAATACCATTTTAATAGAGGTGAAAAAAGAAACACAATTATCGCTTTTGAAGATGGTTTTCATGGGGATACTTTTGGAGCGATGTCTGCCTCGGGATTATCGGTTTATAATGGCCCTTTTGAAGATTTTTTTATAAATGTTAAACGTATTCCTACTCCAAATTTTGAAAATATTGATAGTGTTATAAAAGAATTACAAGAATGTATTGCAACTCATGAAGTAGCTGCTTTTATATATGAGCCACTGGTACAGGGAGCCAATGCAATGCATATGTACGAAGCGAGATATCTGGATCAAATTCTTACTATCTGTAAAGACAATACTATTATTACCATTGCAGATGAGGTAATGACAGGTTTTGGAAAAACCGGAAAAACATTTGCTTCTGATCATATAGAAACCAAACCAGATATTATTTCGATGTCTAAATCTTTAACAGCAGGATTCGTACCTATGGCAGTAACAAGCTGTACCCAGGAAATCTATGATGCCTTTCTTGATGATTCTATTGGTAAAGCTTTTTTTCATGCGCATACCTATTCTGCCAATCCTATCGCTTGTTCAGTAGCCCTTGCGGCGATAGAGCTGTTAGAAAGTGAAGAAATCCAAAATAGTATTAACAGAATAACAATGTCTCACAAGGATTTTGATACTAAAATCAAAAACCACCCAAAAGTTAAAAGAACCAGGCAGACAGGAGTGATTTACGCTCTGGATCTGGATATCGAGATGGATCGTTATGGTAAAAAACGATATGAGATATTTGACCATTTCATGAAAAATGGTGTAGCATTAAGACCACTAGGAAGTACAGTATATGTTCTGCCCCCGTATGTAATTACCCAGGAACAGTTACAGAAAGTGTATGCTACTATTGTCGAGTTATTAGAGAGTGTTTAG
- the bioD gene encoding dethiobiotin synthase, with the protein MNKKIFVTGIGTEVGKTITSAIVVEALQADYFKPIQAGDLEYSDTDKVQELVSNSKSKFHSNSYALKTPMSPHAAAEIDQVSIEINKITLPKTNNDLVIEGAGGLLVPLNDNNTILDLIHSDYHVIVVSRHYLGSINHTLMTIQILKEKGFNVSIIFNGAAHKTTESIIKKMTGASVIGRIGNEPYFDKMVVSEYAELFRDQLKSL; encoded by the coding sequence ATGAATAAAAAGATATTCGTTACAGGGATAGGTACAGAAGTAGGTAAAACTATAACCTCGGCAATTGTGGTCGAGGCACTGCAGGCTGATTACTTTAAACCAATACAGGCAGGAGATTTAGAATATTCGGATACCGATAAAGTACAAGAATTGGTGTCTAATTCGAAATCTAAGTTTCACAGCAATAGCTATGCCTTAAAAACCCCGATGAGCCCGCATGCTGCAGCAGAAATTGATCAGGTTTCTATTGAAATCAATAAAATAACACTCCCCAAAACCAATAATGATTTGGTTATTGAAGGTGCCGGAGGATTATTGGTGCCATTAAATGATAACAATACAATCCTGGATCTAATACACTCTGATTACCACGTTATCGTAGTTTCTAGGCATTATTTAGGAAGTATTAATCATACCTTAATGACCATCCAGATTTTAAAAGAAAAAGGATTTAACGTGTCTATTATTTTTAATGGGGCAGCACATAAAACTACCGAAAGTATCATAAAAAAAATGACAGGAGCCTCAGTTATAGGAAGAATTGGCAATGAACCTTATTTTGATAAAATGGTAGTTTCAGAATATGCAGAACTGTTTAGAGATCAATTAAAATCACTTTAA
- a CDS encoding cytochrome c oxidase assembly factor Coa1 family protein — MEDHIQQKSWFARNWGWAVPVGGCLTLIVLFFIFLGSLIFGVSELITESTPYQDALVKVNEDEYVVNILGEPIETNGIMNGSLSYKNNTGSADISIPIKGPKGEAQLYVVGTKQNDQWTYKEMYVIIDETDEQIDLLGYKQNEYDNENP; from the coding sequence ATGGAGGATCATATACAACAAAAAAGCTGGTTTGCCAGAAATTGGGGCTGGGCAGTTCCTGTGGGAGGCTGTCTTACTCTAATTGTTTTATTTTTTATTTTTTTAGGCTCTCTGATATTTGGTGTAAGTGAATTAATCACTGAATCTACTCCTTATCAGGATGCTCTTGTTAAAGTAAACGAAGATGAATATGTAGTAAATATCCTGGGAGAACCTATAGAGACTAATGGTATAATGAATGGTAGCCTTTCTTATAAAAATAACACAGGATCTGCAGATATATCAATTCCTATAAAAGGGCCAAAAGGTGAAGCACAATTATATGTTGTAGGTACTAAACAAAATGACCAATGGACGTACAAAGAAATGTATGTAATCATTGATGAAACCGATGAACAAATTGATTTATTAGGATATAAACAAAATGAATATGACAACGAAAACCCATAG
- a CDS encoding S41 family peptidase, which translates to MKKLNSALTFILFILFFIPFQLFSIDPIDTRMMMQPAIGKNHIAFIYADDLWVANLDGSEPKRLTIDKGIESNPVFSPDGQSIAFSAEYDGNIDVFIIPTNGGIPKRLTWHPVRDFTLGFSPDGKSVLFNSQRAVHTNRYSKLYQVSIDGGFPKELEIPNAWHATYSPDGKNMAYTPIRGRFHQWKNYRGGTTANIWLFSFNDKSIVKIPQPKGGSNDVQPMWKGDRVFFLSDRNGEFNLFSYNTTSKAINQLTQFNDFPITNAKLGSDKIIFEQAGYLHLYNIVQQKSTKLKIGIATDLLELRERYIKGNRYIRSADISPSGKRVVFDYRGEIITVPENKGNSRNITLSPGDHEKYPAWSPDGKQIAYFSDASGEYELYIKPQDGKGEPKKYKLSGTGFYAHTTWSPDSKKISFSDNGRNLYILDIASKKITKIANDEYYFPGAFRNLFGDWSSDSNWIVYSKIIDSNFEQVFLYSIKDSKSYPVSDGLSNASNPVFDPGGKYLYFFASTDAGPVVNWFDQSNQDMSLTNSIYLATLKKDIISPFAKESDEEKPKKDEKEESTKDKKDSEKEKNNPKEPLQIDIDGIQNRIIDLPIKGGNYYDLNSGEDDKILYISFNNNDSEEPSKLHQYDLKERKDEEVMELDNYVISSDGKKMLYNKGNKWGVAETGKKPKNGKGVLNINDIQVKINPTKEWENIFEEAWRINRDYFYDPGMHGSDWKGMKEKYSQFLPHLSSRNDLNRVIQWMCSELSVGHHRLQGRGDRLNIPKQIPGGLLGADYEIVNNRYRFKKIYGGLNWNPELRSPLTEPGVQVKEGDYLLAVNGKNINSNDNLFSFFENTADKIIELTVGPNSDNKDSRVIKTTPITSEYRLRNRDWVEGNLKKVHEATNGQVAYVYVPNTATAGHEYFKRYFFPQANKKAIIIDERFNGGGQIADYYINLLLNPYQSHWNFRYGKDLKTPSASIQGPKVMLIDETAGSGGDMLPWMFRKFKVGQLVGKRTWGGLVGILGFPEFIDGASVTAPNVAIWTEDGFIVENVGVAPDIEVEQLPSEVIKGNDPQLEKAIEIVLKELQNNPPKKQVRPPYPKRARN; encoded by the coding sequence ATGAAAAAACTAAATTCGGCACTTACTTTTATTCTATTTATTTTATTTTTTATTCCATTTCAATTATTCTCTATCGATCCAATAGATACAAGAATGATGATGCAGCCTGCCATAGGAAAAAATCATATTGCATTTATATATGCAGATGATTTGTGGGTTGCCAATTTAGATGGATCAGAACCAAAAAGACTTACCATAGATAAAGGTATTGAATCCAATCCTGTCTTTTCTCCTGATGGGCAATCTATAGCATTCAGCGCTGAATATGATGGTAACATAGATGTTTTTATCATTCCAACAAATGGAGGGATACCAAAAAGGCTTACTTGGCATCCTGTTCGAGATTTTACGCTTGGTTTTTCTCCTGATGGAAAATCAGTTTTATTCAATTCACAAAGAGCAGTTCATACCAATAGGTACTCAAAATTGTATCAAGTTTCTATTGATGGTGGTTTTCCTAAAGAATTAGAGATTCCTAATGCTTGGCATGCAACATATTCTCCAGACGGTAAAAATATGGCTTATACCCCAATTCGTGGGCGGTTTCATCAATGGAAAAATTACCGTGGAGGAACAACTGCCAATATTTGGTTATTCTCTTTCAATGATAAATCTATTGTTAAGATTCCTCAACCAAAAGGAGGTAGCAATGATGTGCAACCTATGTGGAAAGGAGATAGAGTATTTTTCTTAAGCGATAGAAATGGAGAGTTTAATCTATTTTCCTATAATACCACATCTAAAGCAATAAATCAACTTACACAATTTAATGATTTCCCAATAACAAATGCTAAACTTGGTTCTGATAAAATTATTTTTGAACAAGCGGGGTATCTTCATTTATATAATATTGTACAACAAAAATCAACCAAGCTAAAGATCGGTATTGCTACAGATTTATTAGAGCTACGTGAACGCTACATTAAAGGAAATAGATATATTCGTTCTGCAGATATATCACCTTCAGGAAAAAGAGTCGTATTTGATTATAGAGGCGAAATCATTACTGTACCTGAAAATAAAGGAAACTCTAGAAATATTACATTAAGTCCCGGTGATCATGAAAAATATCCAGCTTGGTCACCTGATGGTAAACAAATCGCATATTTCTCTGATGCTTCTGGTGAATATGAGTTATATATCAAACCTCAAGATGGAAAAGGAGAACCTAAGAAATATAAATTATCAGGAACAGGGTTTTATGCGCATACTACTTGGTCACCTGATAGTAAAAAAATTAGTTTTTCAGATAATGGCCGAAACCTATACATTTTAGATATCGCCTCAAAAAAAATTACTAAAATAGCTAATGACGAATACTATTTTCCCGGCGCATTCAGAAATCTATTTGGAGATTGGTCTTCAGACTCTAATTGGATTGTATACTCTAAAATAATTGACAGTAATTTCGAACAAGTATTCCTTTATTCCATTAAAGATTCTAAATCTTATCCAGTATCTGATGGATTAAGTAATGCCAGTAACCCTGTTTTTGATCCCGGTGGGAAATACTTGTATTTTTTCGCTTCAACAGATGCCGGCCCTGTAGTTAACTGGTTTGATCAATCAAACCAAGATATGTCTCTGACGAATTCAATTTATTTAGCAACGCTGAAAAAAGATATCATCTCGCCATTTGCAAAAGAAAGTGATGAAGAAAAACCAAAAAAAGATGAGAAAGAAGAATCTACTAAAGATAAAAAAGACTCAGAAAAAGAAAAGAACAATCCTAAAGAACCTTTACAGATAGATATTGATGGAATTCAAAATAGAATTATTGATCTCCCTATAAAAGGCGGAAATTATTATGATTTAAATTCAGGAGAAGATGATAAAATATTATACATATCATTTAATAATAATGATTCTGAAGAGCCCTCAAAACTACATCAATATGACCTAAAAGAAAGAAAAGATGAAGAAGTTATGGAATTAGATAATTACGTAATTTCTTCTGATGGTAAAAAAATGCTTTACAATAAAGGTAATAAATGGGGGGTTGCCGAAACTGGCAAAAAACCAAAAAATGGCAAAGGTGTTTTAAACATCAATGATATTCAGGTAAAAATAAACCCTACTAAGGAATGGGAGAACATTTTTGAGGAAGCATGGCGAATCAATAGAGATTATTTCTATGATCCAGGCATGCACGGATCAGACTGGAAAGGCATGAAAGAGAAATACTCACAGTTTTTACCACATTTGTCTTCTAGAAATGATTTAAATCGAGTAATCCAATGGATGTGTAGTGAATTATCTGTAGGACACCATCGTCTACAAGGAAGAGGAGATCGATTGAATATCCCTAAACAAATACCTGGGGGACTTCTGGGAGCAGATTATGAAATTGTCAATAACAGATATCGATTTAAAAAAATATATGGCGGCCTCAACTGGAATCCAGAACTTAGATCTCCTTTAACAGAACCTGGTGTTCAAGTTAAAGAAGGAGATTATTTACTAGCTGTAAACGGAAAGAATATAAATAGTAATGATAATTTATTTAGCTTTTTTGAAAACACAGCAGACAAAATAATTGAGCTAACTGTAGGGCCAAACTCAGACAATAAAGACTCTAGAGTGATTAAAACAACCCCAATAACAAGCGAATACAGATTAAGAAATCGGGATTGGGTTGAGGGTAATCTAAAAAAAGTTCACGAAGCCACTAATGGACAGGTTGCCTATGTATATGTGCCAAATACAGCAACAGCTGGACATGAATATTTTAAAAGATACTTTTTTCCTCAAGCCAATAAAAAAGCTATCATTATCGACGAACGATTCAATGGTGGAGGTCAGATAGCTGACTATTATATTAATTTATTATTAAACCCATATCAATCTCATTGGAATTTTAGATATGGTAAAGATCTGAAAACTCCAAGCGCTTCTATTCAAGGCCCTAAAGTCATGCTTATTGATGAAACTGCAGGATCTGGAGGTGATATGTTGCCTTGGATGTTCAGAAAATTTAAGGTAGGCCAACTTGTCGGTAAGCGAACCTGGGGAGGTTTAGTTGGGATATTAGGATTTCCAGAATTTATTGATGGCGCTAGTGTAACTGCTCCTAATGTTGCCATCTGGACAGAAGATGGGTTTATAGTAGAAAATGTGGGAGTCGCTCCAGATATTGAAGTTGAGCAATTACCTTCAGAAGTTATTAAAGGAAATGACCCTCAACTAGAAAAAGCAATTGAAATAGTATTAAAGGAGTTACAAAACAATCCTCCTAAAAAGCAAGTACGACCTCCTTACCCTAAAAGAGCACGTAATTAA